In a genomic window of Equus asinus isolate D_3611 breed Donkey chromosome 11, EquAss-T2T_v2, whole genome shotgun sequence:
- the KCTD12 gene encoding BTB/POZ domain-containing protein KCTD12 has product MALADSTRGLPNGGGGGGGSGSSSSSAEPPLFPDIVELNVGGQVYVTRRCTVVSVPDSLLWRMFTQQQPQELARDSKGRFFLDRDGFLFRYILDYLRDLQLVLPDYFPERSRLQREAEYFELPELVRRLGAPQQPGPGPPPPSRRGVQKEGSLGDELLPLGYAEPEQQEGASAGAPSPTLELASRSPSGGAAGPLLTPSQSLDGSRRSGYITIGYRGSYTIGRDAQADAKFRRVARITVCGKTSLAKEVFGDTLNESRDPDRPPERYTSRYYLKFNFLEQAFDKLSESGFHMVACSSTGTCAFAGSTDQSEDKIWTSYTEYVFCRE; this is encoded by the coding sequence ATGGCTCTGGCGGACAGCACACGTGGATTACCCaacgggggcggcggcgggggcggcagCGGCTCCTCGTCGTCCTCGGCAGAGCCGCCGCTCTTCCCCGATATCGTGGAGCTGAACGTGGGGGGCCAGGTGTATGTGACCCGACGCTGTACCGTGGTGTCGGTGCCCGACTCCCTGCTCTGGCGCATGTTCACGCAGCAGCAGCCGCAGGAGCTGGCCCGGGACAGCAAAGGCCGCTTCTTTCTGGACCGAGACGGCTTCCTCTTCCGCTACATCCTGGATTACCTACGGGACTTGCAGCTCGTGCTGCCCGACTACTTCCCCGAGCGCAGCCGGCTGCAGCGCGAGGCCGAGTACTTCGAGCTGCCCGAGCTCGTGCGCCGCCTCGGGGCGCCCCAGCAGCCCGgccccgggccgccgccgcccTCGCGGCGCGGGGTGCAAAAGGAGGGCTCGCTGGGCGATGAGCTGCTGCCGCTTGGCTACGCGGAGCCCGAGCAGCAGGAGGGCGCCTCGGCCGGGGCCCCGTCGCCCACGCTGGAGCTGGCTAGCCGCAGCCCGTCCGGGGGCGCGGCGGGCCCGCTGCTCACGCCGTCCCAGTCGTTGGACGGCAGCCGGCGCTCGGGCTACATCACCATCGGCTACCGCGGCTCCTACACGATCGGGCGGGACGCGCAGGCGGACGCCAAGTTCCGGCGAGTGGCGCGCATCACCGTGTGCGGCAAGACGTCGCTGGCCAAGGAGGTGTTCGGGGACACCCTGAACGAGAGCCGGGACCCCGACCGGCCGCCGGAGCGCTACACCTCCCGCTATTACCTCAAGTTCAACTTCCTGGAGCAAGCCTTCGACAAGCTATCCGAGTCGGGCTTCCACATGGTGGCGTGCAGTTCCACGGGCACCTGCGCCTTCGCCGGCAGCACCGACCAGAGCGAGGACAAGATCTGGACCAGCTACACCGAGTACGTCTTCTGCAGGGAGTGA